From the genome of Nitrospinaceae bacterium, one region includes:
- a CDS encoding thioredoxin domain-containing protein, translating to EKDLHAHAKMIGLDEVKFMACLNGGGKKAGVREDIAEAVKAGIRGTPTFLIGLTEPGKSTVKTVRRIRGAQPYPRFKAIIDQLLASKKKK from the coding sequence AGAGAAGGATTTGCATGCTCACGCGAAGATGATCGGCCTCGATGAGGTGAAGTTCATGGCGTGTCTGAATGGCGGAGGGAAAAAAGCGGGAGTACGCGAGGACATCGCCGAAGCGGTCAAAGCGGGTATTCGCGGGACCCCGACATTTCTCATTGGCCTGACGGAGCCGGGAAAATCCACGGTGAAGACGGTCAGGAGAATACGCGGGGCGCAACCCTACCCGCGCTTTAAGGCCATAATCGACCAACTGTTGGCATCAAAAAAGAAAAAATAA